AACAGTGGAGGAGGTTGAGagctgggaggggaggggtgctCTGGTAACAGTGGAGGAGGTTGAGAGCTGGGAGGGGTGTTCTGGTAACAGTGGAGGAGGTTGAGagctgggaggggaggggtgctCTGGTAACAGTGGAGGAGGTTGAGagctgggaggggaggggtgctCTGGTAACAGTGGAGGAGGTTGAGAGCTGGGAGGAGAGGGGTGCTCTGGTAACAGTGGAGGAGGTTGAGAGCTGGCAGGGGTGCTCTGGTAACAGTGGAGAAGGTTGAGagctgggaggggaggggtgctCTGGTAACAGTGGAGGACGTTGagagcggggaggggaggggtgctcTGGTAACAGTGGAGGAGGTTGAGagctgggaggggaggggtgctCTGGTAACAGTGGAGGAGGTTGAGagctgggaggggaggggtgctCTGGTAACAGTGGAGGACGTTGagagcggggaggggaggggtgctcTGGTAACAGTGGAGGAGGTTGagagcggggaggggaggggtgctcTGGTATCAGTGGAGGAGGTTGAGagctgggaggggaggggtgctCTGGTAACAGTGGAGGAGGTTGAGagctgggaggggaggggtgctCTGGTAACAGTGGAGGAGGTTGAGagctgggaggggaggggtgctCTGGTAACAGTGGAGGAGGTTGAGagctgggaggggaggggtgctCTGGTATCAGTGGAGGAGGTTGAGAGCGGGGATGGGAGGGGTGCTCTGGTAACAGTGGAGGAGGTTGAGAGCTGGAAGGGGAGGGGTGCTCTGGTAACAGTGGAGGACGTTGagagcggggaggggaggggtgctcTGGTAACAGTGGAGGACGTTGAGagctgggaggggaggggtgctCTGGTATCAGTGGAGGAGGTTGAGAGCGGGGATGGGAGGGGTGCTCTGGTAACAGTGGAGGAGGTTGAGagctgggaggggaggggtgctCTGGTAACAGTGGAGGACGTTGagagcggggaggggaggggtgctcTGGTAACAGTGGAGGACGTTGAGAGCTGGGAGGAGAGGGGTGCTCTGGTAACAGTGGAGGACGTTGagagcggggaggggaggggtgctcTGGTAACAGTGGAGGAGGTTGAGAGTGGGGGAGGGGTGCTCTGGTAACAATGGAGGAGGTTGAGAGCTGGGAGGAGAGGGGTGCTTAGACGTTCAGTTACGGTGCACCGGGTCGccatttaataagaaatgtactacagtaatatagtatacgcagcacataaggcaagcaacTGAATATAATAAACATTGTGGACTTACTTGTTGATGAATCCCGAGTGATGTTATTTGtagaaaatatatttgtatgatgaaaagcaggtttgaaaaaacattttgttttttcgtaccatgagcaattaaaaaggcaattttgtttggtcctccctgttgaagaatGTCCAATTTAGTTCTTTGGAcgacctttattgttattttttattgttattttttcctcAGTTGAAAGCTAGGAAAATTCTACAAGGCATTAGCTACACGTGACACATGGCACGTGACACGTCAACAGACACGTCAAGATGAAGTCTAATtaatttagcataacagaggcagaagtgttaaagggactaggagctcttaaaataaacaaatcccgtgggccggatgagatcctcccaatagtactcaaagaaatgaaagaagctatttTCAAACCGCTatccaagatcatgcaacagtctcttgacacagggattgtaccgacagactggaaaatagcaaacgtaataccgatccacaaaaagggagacaaaaccgaaccaggtaactacagaccaataagcctgacttctattatatgtaaactttataaactataataagatccaaaatggaaaattacctatatggtaacaatatcctgggagacagtcagcatggttttaggaaagggagattgtgtctaactaacctacttgacttttttgaggatgcaacattgaaaatggataactgcaaagcatacgacatggtttatttagatttccagaaagcttttgacaaagtcccgcataaaagattaattctcaaactgaacgcagtagggattcaaggaaatgcatgcacttggattagggagtggttaacatgtagaaaacagaaagtactaattagaggagaaacctcaaaatggagcgaggtaaccagtggtgtaccacagggatcagtattaggtcctctcctattcctaatctacattaatgatttagattctggtatagtaagcaaactcgttaaatttgcagacgacacaaaaataggaggaatggcaaacactgctacagcagcaaaggtcattcaaaatgatctagacagcattcagaattgggcagacacatgacaaatggaatttaatagagaaaagtgtaaagtattgcatgcaggcaataaaaatgtgcattataaatatcatataggagtgtggcaatgtgccccgtccctgtgtgcatttgtatgttgcgtgcgtgtgttaatgttggtgtatagtcattggtacacgggatataaacgggtctgtgtttcacgtgtatttaaaaagtgtatatttgtatttaggcacgggattgcacatcacgcacgtgcatttaaaatataatatgtgaacacggggtttcacgtaatgaattcacgtgctgggattcaagtgaataattaattagtaattgaatcccagcacaaacagtgtaaatagatgcacgtttagtcactcgtggttggtgttcggtgagtggagaacgagtgtggagaaggagagttaaaataagaacggaagaacgtaaatataaagtaaatagtgttttcactcaccgtgtttgttcgtccctgtttgttagtgtctgtccgttttgtctacctgtttattttggcgtgaagtgccgtgtcccgtgttttgtgctgttttcaacccttttatttgttaataaacgctgagtgcagccattgcactcagctcatcatcaaccactgtctttgttttgaattcctgtctggtctgacgccacccactctggccgtctttgtgacacgtggtgtcatcgtgggatagccgcgcctccaagcgtcagaccaggaggggtctgggaaaaaaaaaaaaaaaaaaaaaaaaaaaaaaggtcaatggcagaagacgccatcaaactgcggggctggttcctagagaatgctgggctggaggcccagtctctgcccataatcgtccgggccctgtggatgatggacagtgagagatgggaggcctatcaggaggaacacaccccaaacaccttggaggaaggtgtggagtttctcctcagctacctggaggcaacgataaaaggaacagcagcccaggtagcaggcccaccagcagagggtgaatgcctgctgtccccatctccaccagcagagggtgagtacctgctgtccccatctccaccagcagagggtgaatgcctgctggttttgcctccacagcccaaatgggaggagcctgagcgtccacagcccaaatgggaggagcctgagcgtccacagcccaaatgggaggagcctgagcgtccacagcccaaatgggaggagcctgagcgtccgcagcccaagcggaaggagcccgaacatcctacgcctgagtgggaggagcccgaacgtcctacgcctgagtgggaggagcccgaacgtcctacgcctgagtgggaggagcccgaacgtcctacgcctgagtgggaggagcccgaacgtcctacgcctgagtgggaggagcccgaacgtcctacgcctgagtgggaggagcccgaacgtcctacacctgagtggggggagcccgaacgtccacagcccaagaggggggagtcggtgcgtccacagcccaagaggggggagtcggtgcgtccacagcccaaaagggaggagtcggtgcgtccacagcccaaaagggaggagtcggtgcgtccacagcccaaaagggaggagtcggtgcgtccacagcccaaagggaggcaagtcggggcttccacagccctgggacccaagccaccagcagagggaaaatgcctgctggttcagccccaagagccggaaggggaggggttacaggctcaaccccctgaaaatttttgggggggagaagggcaggatgctggtgtcccccagcagcctctcgctatgctgctgaaggcagcacggcgcgcacatgcccagccgccacagcagagggagccagcaccgccaggagcagaggagcaggagctgcctctgcctccaccaccgcaaggagcagaggagcaggagctgcctctgcctccgccaccaccaccgccaggagcagaggagctggagctgcctctgcctccaccacctccaggagcagaggagcaggagctgcctctgcctccaccacctccaggagcagaggagcaggagctgcctctgcctctgccaccaccaccaccgcaaggagcagaggagcaggagctgcctctgcctccaccacctccaggagcagaggagctggagctgcctctgcctccaccaccgcccggagcagaggagcaggaactgcctctgctgcccgtacctccgcagggagtatggtggccggagccccagaaaggggagctgccggccacgaagaagggggaggaggtctggagaccactttccccagcagcagtttcgctgcaggagttcttgtggctggagccccacaggagggagctgccggctacgaagaagggggaggtcgggggaccacctgcccccgcagctttttcgctgcaggacgggaccaaaaggctgtcagccgtgccactaccggcaggggtgctgacagcattgccagccaagggcccactgaagcctcccttcccagcccgagactttgtcctggactgctggatttttaaggggggaggtggccgttgaggccatgtgtgctgcgcacaagggggggtatatgtggcaatgtgccccgtccctgtgtgcatttgtatgttgcgtgcgtgtgttaatgttggtgtatagtcattggtacacgggatataaacgggtctgtgtttcacgtgtatttaaaaagtgtatatttgtatttaggcacgggattgcacatcacgcacgtgcatttaaaatataatatgtgaacacggggtttcacgtaatgaattcacgtgctgggattcaagtgaataattgattagtaattgaatcccagcacaaacagtataaatagatgcacgtttagtcactcgtggttggtgttcggtgagtggagaacgagtgtggagaaggagagttaaaataagaacggaagaacgtaaatataaagtaaatagtgttttcactcaccgtgtttgttcgtccctgtttgttagtgtctgtccgttttgtctacctgtttattttggcgtgaagtgccgtgtcccgtgttttgtgctgttttcaacccttttatttgttaataaacgctgagtgcagccattgcactcagctcatcatcaaccactgtctttgttttgaattcctgtctggtctgacgccacccactctggccgtctttgtgacaaggagatactgaaattgaagaagggaactttgaaaaagacctaggagtttgtgttgactcagaaatgtcttcatctagacattgtggggaagctataaaaaaaggccaagaagatgctcggatatattgtgagaagtgttgaatttaaatcaagggaagtaatgttaaaactctacaatgcattagtaagacctcacctagaatattgtgttcagttctggtcacctagttacaaaaaggacattgctgctctagaaagagtgcaaagaagagcaaccagaattatcccgggtttgaaaggcatgtcgtatgcagacaggctaaaagaattgaatctattcagtcttgaacaaagaagactacgccgtgatctgattcaagcattcaaaatcctaaaaggtatagacaatgtcgacccaggggacttttttgacctgaaaaatgaaacaaggaccaggggtcacaaatggagattagatgaaggggcattcagaacagaaaataggaggcacttttttacacagagaattgtgagggtctggaaccaactccccagtaatgttgttgaagctgacaccctgggatccttcaagaagctgcttgatgagattctgggatcaatacgctactaacaaccaaacgagcaagatgggctgaatggcctcctctcgtttgtaaactttcttatgttcttatgttcttaattaagagtggtagaggctagccgTAAATTTGTATCGTGTAACCAATACAAATAGAGTAAAACTTGATAGACAGAGGGTGATTGCAGGTGGAATACACACAGAATtccacccattttgaggctacatgttagccaatagcaatacagtagaccttggaaagcatgatgtaagctttttttacttttacaaaatgacaGGTAGACTTAGCCTCTGCCACTGAATATATATcattattagggcagcagtgtgcagtagtggttagggctctggactcttgaccagagggttgtgggttcaatccccagtgggtaattgtatttaaaaataatgtgaaataatgtataatgtgatatcttgtaacaattgtaagtcgccatggataagggtgtctgctaagaaatatatatatatatatatatatatatatatatatatatatatatataatattaattatatatatatatataattaatatgatAAGATTCAACTACAAGGAGTATGAtactgggaccccccattgtttTCATTTCCATACagtaattttctttttataacatCAGACTATTAATCTGTTGAGGGTCTGGATTTGATTAAAcaagcctctgcatcctccccTGGGACACAACAGTGTCTTTGAACCCCATCTGCAGTGAATAGAGACGGCTTTtcaccaattgttttttaaaccttttatacATTCATTAAACAATAAAGACAACACCTGTGTCCATATTGATACATCTGAATTCACTCCCATCCTCCTTAAAGATTACAAATGAACTCTGATCCCTGTTTGAAAACAGGTATATTCAGTACAAGATGAATATACTAGAAATAATTAGAAGGTAGATTCTGGCAagcacaaatgtttttaaaactattaaagtTCAATAATGAATCATATCTAAAATCATAACTTATGTGTGGTTCTCACTTAAGTTGACAAAATTGTGAATGCCTGTATTCAGAAAGCACACTGTTCTGAATGCAGTGTTGAAGCTCACttgtaaataagtaaataaataaataagtacatttaacTATAGTTGGAATATGCGCCTGCCTACACATACAGTGAATTTTTACAGGGACATTTTGAGCTTTTATAGTGCATATACcagtaagatttaaaaaatgaaaatcacaACATTTTTGTTAgagatactgtatttgtaatactgtaacatttgaaaagctttttttatttattcaggatcagtgtgaaaaaatgtttcataggtataCATAAACTCTGCCATTAGgatgtttcattttaaatatgttataaaatgtgatcctttttcatgttatttttaaGAAAGACAACCAATCCTTACCCTCTGCTCATGATGGATACCAAAATAACTCATTACCAAAGCCACCCAGCGGAATTCAATTTAGCAGTTTCCATCTACCAGTATTTGCTTAGCTCTGCCTTAAGACGTTTCCCAAAGAAAcccaataaaaacagaactgaaaACCGGTTAGGATTATTTTTAGGAATAGGTTTGTATCATGCATAAAatgtacacatgaagtacattgtaattatgtataataacatttttattatgtgtAACTACACATGCATTTCCTAAGAAACTACtacgtaaatacacagtaattacagacacttaatggaaagtgttaccaataATTCTTGCAGTAagattaatataaaatatatagcgTCATCAAAAGCATTGTCCTACACCCtaataaatgaacattaagtgctggcttcacagaccccCTTTAGCcaagtcttggactacctaatgtttcTTTATATAagtccaaaattagtgctaattggggtctgtgaaacaagcaGTATGAAACTTGCATTGTTGAAATTCACTTGGAATACGTATGTAATTTCTCAAGCACAAACGAAAAGGCAAATGTGAATGTATTTCAGGGTTGAAGTGGGCTGGGTCAGAACGAACTTGCAGTTACTGTAGTTAGTTCTGGGAGACTGGGCACATAATGGGCTTCTGGCATCTTCTTATCCTTTTAACAACCTCAACCtcatttacatagaatgcacttcCAGACTGACAGCACTTTAGGAGTTAGGCAGAATGGACGGGATTACTGTAAGCTTAATGTCATACAGCCTTTCAATCTGATACGGAACATGACATTCGACCTCCACAATTGTTCATCAGCAAATAGACATGTAATCCCCAATTTACCTGATTAAAGGTAAACAATGGGTGAACAAATTTAAAATGAAGCGCAGCTCGACACCTGCTTTTAGAGAGAGGAAAGGCTTTAGGCATTATTCAAGTCTAAATGCACGTTAAATCCttttttcactttattttatttgtttattgcaaattgctagcagttttttttttaaaccacagtcTTACACAACCTTGTATTTCTAGCTTGTGTTTCAAATTTCACAAGACAAAGGGCTTGGGTCTGGTCAGGACTTGGATAGTAAGTGCCTTACAAGCAACACCAGGTGCTCAGGAAAgcccatacatatatatatatatatatatatatatatatatatatatatatatatatatatatatatatacacacacacattaatttaTCTGTTTCTGACACACACCCTTTATGGGGCGCCTTATATTTTTTGCTTTAATACCAAGAAACTGGGTATAATCATTTGGCACATTTAGCCCCATGGTTATCACATCACTTGCACACTAATTAGATGTTAGCCCAATGTAAATCGGGACTTGTAATATTATTTTGCTATTTACACCCTTAACTTTGCACAAATAAGTGATTTTATTAACCCAGAAAATCAGTCAGGGGTTCGACAAGGTCAAACCATTACCAATGACGACCCCAGTGGACCTCAATTAGCACATTGTTCAATTTTGCATGCATATTCTTCATATTAAATCACACATATTGTTTTCCACTCAAATGTGCGTTTGCCACACATGCACTGGACAACTGTCTCAATTAGCACTCCCTTCTGCTACATAGACCCATGACATCACTTACAGACAGGGACTGTGCCAAAGTTCAGCAGGCTTAATTAAACATGTCAGCCTGATGTTTGGAACTTAATAGTGTAACAACTATGTATTATTAAAAAGGCATCCTGTAGTTATAAACACAGGGATATGCTTCTCCAAAAGAAGGCTTTGAACGATCTCTTTGTACACTTTGTGGatttgtatttgtcattgttGTTGTTAGTTTCTTCTGGAAAGTTTTGGTCAAACATTAAATGCATGAAGGATAAaattacaaacaaatgtgaacacaTCACAAGacataaaagaaaagtaaaaacaatgaaattaattattatatttatttttcacacttAAAATACATCTACCTCAGTGGTGTTAAAAGCACAGAATTTGCTACCATGAAATAATGTACATGAAATAATGTCACATGTGTTTCAATGCTATGGAAACACGTAACATCTCAAAATGGCAATATATTGTATTGCCATGTAAAGTACCAGATGCACATGCAGGTGACAGATTGTATAAGATTAACAGAATGGAAACTGATATTTCATAAAaatgcatgttatttaaaaaaagtttccaaCTAAAAGAATTCAATCTAGTAATAGAAGACTCCTACGCTGCTTCTCATCAGGACTGTGAATGTGCAAGTACACTTATTCCAAATAATGAGAGCATGTGTTATCAAAACTATTACTAGATCAACTAACAGTCTGAAAAATGTgctttctaattaaaaaaaaaaaacattataatattTGACCAATATAAAGAagttaaaatacaacattaaatacaatacacaatAAATTCTAGATATTTTTGATGTCACTATGCAAACACTGCTTTCTCAAAACTATTTTTAACAAGCATGTGGCAGGCAAGGGAAGTCTCCAACTTTACATTCAGTCCCACTCATATTAACAATATTTCACTAAGCGTGAATCTACTGTAATGTTGGGATTCAGAAATAACTCTTAGATCAATAATTCAGCTGGATGCAGAGTGATTACAATCTTCCAGTTTGATCATTGCAGTGCACACCTGTTGTATACATTGTCTACCAACGTCTCAACTGAAGTCACTTCCTGGTTTatcaataaagcttattgaatacaAGACActtaaataacaattattattattattattattattattattattattattattattattattatttgtttatttagcagacgcctttgtccaaggcgacttaaagagactagggtgtgtgaactatgcatcagctgcagagtcacttacgattacgtctcatccgaaagatggagcacaaggaggttaagtgacttgctcagggtcacacaatgagtcagtggctgaggtgggatttgaaccagggacctcctgattacaagcccttttctttaaccataaTAGACTACTGCAAGTACACTAGGCAAACACTAATACACTACTGCAAAGCAAGCTGAATGCTAACAGGAGAGGCTAACCAATTAAACTATTAGTAagtatttttcatttattattattattattattattattattattattattattattagtattattattattagtattattattattattattagttataaaAACAGTGTTGTTTTATTCATTGTGAATGTTTTACATGTcattcattttataaatataaatgttatccTAACTTTGAAATAATTACTGGTCCTGAAGTTAGTGGTCCTAAACAGAAAATAGTCTTACGCTACTATACTACTGTAGGTAACCTTTTCCCACTATAAACATGAGAAAAACCTCAAATGTTGTACAATATAGTTACAGCACGGAGTTGTCAAAATCCTTATTGGCTTGTTAAACAAAAGCTGTCATTCTATGTTTCGTGTAAGGTTCCTATCTGGCAAATAAAATTGAGATGACATTCAGATTGAGATTAGCAGTAAAGGGCACCCTGATACTGTCTCTCCCACTATCAGCACTTATTTTTATGACTGacatttgtatgtgtatttataaCTCCTATGTTACAAATCACACTTTTGGAACTGGgagtaaaacaaaatgtaaaagttaCTATTTACAAAAGGTATAGCAAATCCTTTTACTAGAGTATTGTTCAGAATACACTTTGGTGTATTGTTCTGTTTGGTGTTATGTTGATATGACTGTATTCGAAAtccagcaacaaaagaaaatgtaggcGAAAGTGTGAGTAGTAAAGAATAAATCGAGGCATATTATACATTCTTCAACATCACCAGCAGCTCTTCTCTGTTCACTGCTTGACAACAGCCTCTCCACAGTACTGCCAAGTCTAAATTGGTCCCACTTTAAAATAAGTATCTGTTCATGAGGAATGGATGTTCATTCAGGGTTTAATATGTGTGGAGTGTTAAGTGAACAGACTGCATGCACTCAGAAGGAAATTGTGTTTGTTCACACATTATTATATATGAATTAATGACACATTTTATAAACCactgcattaaaacaaacaacaatttgAAAATcccatttttcttttccttttttttttgcttttagtgATGGTATGCTGTTAATCAGTCTGCTACTTCGACTGCTCTGCATTTGTTTAAGTTGATATTTGATTTGTGGtactggtacctaatcacttcctatGCTGTTATGTACATATGCTAAAAAAAAGCTCTTCACTCCTTTAATGTATGTTTATTGCATGAATGTGTAACCTGCCTGTGGTCCCCTGGGATATCTTCAAAATGACATGTTCCGTCTCAGTGATGTGCCTTTACATTGTTTGCCACTCACAtccattactgtgtatttacacagtagttactcagttattatacatagttacaatatccctaaccctaaccctatccctaaccctaaccctaactcaaactctaaccctaactctaactcttttctgatacaattgtgtacttacatatattgtttaCATATATTATGCAGAAATATTTGcaaattaagtacattgtagctaaAAGAAAGTGATGTGATATGAGATAAAGCACAGAGGGTATTATggtgtattttaatgatctttaTATTAACCCCATCAATtgatacagtacaaaaacagtgGAAAGAGGTCTGTCCTGTAGCAGGTTCATGCCATTGTCATAGCTACAGTTAAAAATGACAGCATCCCTTATGAGCTGCATTGTTTCGCTGTTCCATGAAGGTGGACACATCCCAAACACACCACTGTATAACCAAACACCACAAAAACACGAACTTACACTCAACAAGCTTTTTACAGCAGAACACATGTATACAGTGCCTTTGAAAATGTGATTGAAAGCTGCCATGGGAAAGATCAGAATTCTAAACCAACTGCAAGACAGGCACCAGGAATGCTTTCAGTGGTCTGCTTCCTCTAGCATGCAGACTACTCTTAATCCAGTCATTCATTGTGATTAAGACATCTGGACTTGTATTCATTTAGCTCCCTGACACTGTTGTTTATTCCAGCAAGTTCTTCGATAGCTGATTAGATTCAGCTGGTACTTACTCCTCTTCTTCTCTCCATACACCCATGTGATCTGAAACCAACTCGAATTAAAGGAGTTATAAGTTAAAATACCTACCTACATTTACTGTAGCAAAAACATGTACAATTCAGTTGGGGTAATTTCTGCAAGATTTTAATCTAATAGGAGGAATGAGGTAAAAGTGCATTGTTAAGGACATAC
The Acipenser ruthenus chromosome 3, fAciRut3.2 maternal haplotype, whole genome shotgun sequence genome window above contains:
- the LOC131731987 gene encoding uncharacterized protein LOC131731987: MSYFGIHHEQRLSTSSIVTRAPLPHSQPPPLLPEHPSPPRSQRPPLLPEHPSPPSSQRPPLLPEHPSPPRSQRPPLLPEHPSPPSSQPPPLLPEHPSHPRSQPPPLIPEHPSPPSSQRPPLLPEHPSPPRSQRPPLLPEHPSPSSSQPPPLLPEHPSHPRSQPPPLIPEHPSPPSSQPPPLLPEHPSPPSSQPPPLLPEHPSPPSSQPPPLLPEHPSPPSSQPPPLIPEHPSPPRSQPPPLLPEHPSPPRSQRPPLLPEHPSPPSSQPPPLLPEHPSPPSSQPPPLLPEHPSPPRSQRPPLLPEHPSPPSSQPSPLLPEHPCQLSTSSTVTRAPLSSQLSTSSTVTRAPLPSQLSTSSTVTRAPLPSQLSTSSTVTRTPLPALNLLHCYQSTPPLPALNLLHCYQSTPPLPALNLLHCYQNTPPSSQPPPLLPEHPSPPRSQPWPRHLSYSRP